In one window of Frigoriglobus tundricola DNA:
- a CDS encoding tyrosine-type recombinase/integrase, producing the protein MPGVFNSKESKDAWARLMLEQEVAPKGATVAGRDGLLLVELLDAYHTHAERHYRTPDGKPTSELAEVKLVIRALRETYGQEPAKDFGPLKLKAVRQGWVIAKLSRKEVNRRTNIARRIFKWAAAEELVPAATFTALATLAGLQKGRTTARETEPITPVDDATVDATLPHLNRFVRAMIEVQRLTGCRPGEACALRQCGIDESGAVWFYWPRQHKTAHKDKTRVIAIGPKCQALLEEFFTDDPSDFLFSAALAVEEAHAARTTNRKTPRFPSHMERSAKKRTRRPKRPPAACYTYHSYGRAVARACDRAFPAPAPLGQRAGETAAAWKARLTPGEKEQLKQWQDARRWAPNQLRHTFATMVRKEHGLEAAQVLLGHSKADVTQIYAEKNQSLAAAVAAKVG; encoded by the coding sequence TTGCCCGGCGTCTTTAACTCGAAGGAAAGTAAGGACGCGTGGGCGCGGCTCATGTTGGAGCAAGAAGTCGCGCCGAAGGGGGCGACCGTCGCGGGCCGCGACGGCCTGCTCCTGGTCGAACTCCTCGACGCCTACCACACCCACGCCGAGCGCCACTACCGCACCCCGGACGGGAAACCCACATCGGAACTCGCGGAGGTCAAACTCGTCATCCGGGCGCTCCGCGAGACCTACGGGCAGGAACCCGCCAAAGACTTCGGCCCGCTGAAGCTGAAGGCCGTCCGGCAGGGCTGGGTGATCGCGAAGTTGTCCCGCAAGGAAGTGAACCGCCGCACCAACATCGCCCGCCGCATCTTCAAATGGGCCGCCGCCGAGGAACTGGTACCCGCCGCCACCTTCACCGCCCTCGCCACCCTCGCCGGTCTCCAGAAGGGCCGCACGACGGCCCGTGAGACGGAGCCCATCACCCCCGTCGATGACGCGACCGTAGACGCCACCCTGCCCCACCTGAACCGGTTCGTCCGCGCGATGATTGAGGTGCAGCGCCTGACCGGGTGCCGGCCGGGCGAGGCGTGCGCGCTGCGCCAGTGCGGCATCGACGAGTCGGGTGCCGTGTGGTTCTACTGGCCGCGGCAGCACAAGACGGCCCACAAGGACAAGACGCGCGTCATCGCGATCGGGCCGAAGTGCCAGGCGCTGCTGGAGGAGTTCTTTACAGACGACCCGTCCGACTTTCTGTTCTCGGCCGCCCTGGCGGTCGAAGAGGCGCACGCGGCCCGGACTACGAACCGCAAGACGCCGCGGTTCCCGTCCCACATGGAGCGGAGCGCCAAGAAGCGGACCCGACGCCCGAAGCGCCCGCCGGCCGCGTGTTACACCTACCACAGTTACGGCCGGGCGGTCGCTCGCGCGTGCGACCGGGCATTTCCCGCGCCGGCCCCGCTCGGCCAGCGGGCCGGTGAGACGGCCGCCGCGTGGAAAGCCCGACTGACCCCGGGCGAGAAGGAGCAGTTGAAGCAGTGGCAGGACGCGCGCCGCTGGGCACCCAATCAGCTACGCCACACGTTCGCCACGATGGTGCGGAAGGAACACGGCCTGGAAGCTGCCCAGGTACTCCTCGGCCACTCGAAGGCCGACGTGACGCAGATCTACGCCGAGAAGAACCAGAGCCTCGCCGCGGCCGTTGCTGCAAAGGTGGGCTGA
- a CDS encoding cobaltochelatase subunit CobN yields the protein MSRCPAARALLAALVLAGLPIHAAAGESVLVIGGWDYGETMFDRAATGIGMSAKFVTTEDTDRVTTDQLKAADLVFLLNLKPDGVATLKDRVAEAKKAKPGLLVLSLAQRDTQKSFEQAGLMASDPEIYRYWRYNGFENTKRLLVYTRVKHLKGQGEVLPPVVVPDFGVYHPAASDLFPDVPAYIEWAKKTGHFQLGSPRVALLVQQGFLMTGDTTVYEAVVNALEKRGVNVAVLFSGQSASKQKELLAAWKPELIIDDHHASTAIRQGPEELDVPIVKNVMLLRSTVAEWEASVQGMLPADVGLHFLTQEVHGIIDPVVTGAMKANVGGYKLHDPIPDRVERLAGRVTAWINLRKKANAEKKIAIVYYNKYLGKSDVGRGSATGAFMDGPESLFRVLKALKERGYTFTKFPKDTEELLAWMKRDGRNVGAWADGDLAELIRDGKPVLWPTAEYEKWFATLGETNRNTVTKAYGPAPGAQMTTADRKAIVLPRIDLGNVILLPQPARGPENDEKLLHAKDVPPPHQYLACYWWLQHDFRADAVMHFGTHGTELLLPGKANGLSADSFGDICLGNVPNVYPWIIDNIAEAIQAKRRAYAVTVDHLTPPLETTGLSPELQNLHADIDKCAALEEGLLKQKYRKTISDAARKAALTRNPADLSDQEIEQIAFQLHQVELSVTAVKLHTLGTEPDAKHLVPFLTSMLGRQYLNDLGRVLPVPPDVAKEPDHVPIWVRPQLEAMVKAVVIDGFSPEDALKVAGAKIPPGDPDRIVESLRRVVEYRKNLAQTGREVENVLRALEGKFVSPGPGADPVRNPAAIPTGRNLYALNPEEIPTKQAWEVGVQLVDQLLKDRPTLRKVALDLNGHETIRDYGVTEAEALYLMGVRPVWDHNNLAVNVEIIPREQLKRPRIDVFIALGGSMRDTFTSRVKLLDKAVRLVSELNEPDNYVRAGTEEKAAELVKRGLAPEKVKLYAPARMFGAKPGSHGTRILYLVPKTGAWDDRKEIADVYKQNMSHVFTGDVWGESAPGLYEDAMRGTELVLRTWTSNMTGPLTNHHVYEYAGGLSLAIETTTGRQPKLLFSDVRGAPKVRDFDEVLATEAHVTMLNPKWLKGMMENSYSGAGMMAEVVRNTSGWEATRKGAVSQDLWNEIHAVYAKDKHGLQLREWMDKVNPHARQEILATLIEANRKGDWKADAATVRDLAKEYAASVAKHGDSAGLATGGNVKLQTEVVARLNAPGDEGLAAAYKTAIAKSTSAAAQVAAAPGAEAGAAPEVVSGSELIPEVARVGAEAGPVAWLGVGVGSAAVALVLFGAVRRRRPA from the coding sequence ATGTCTCGCTGCCCCGCGGCCCGGGCGCTCCTGGCCGCTCTTGTCCTCGCTGGCCTTCCGATCCACGCGGCGGCCGGCGAGAGCGTGCTCGTCATCGGCGGGTGGGATTACGGCGAAACGATGTTCGACCGCGCCGCCACCGGCATCGGTATGAGCGCCAAGTTCGTGACCACGGAAGACACGGACCGGGTGACGACCGATCAGCTCAAGGCCGCCGATCTGGTCTTCCTGTTGAACCTCAAGCCCGACGGCGTCGCCACGTTGAAGGACCGCGTGGCCGAGGCGAAAAAGGCCAAGCCGGGGCTGCTCGTTCTGTCGCTGGCGCAGCGCGACACGCAGAAGAGTTTCGAGCAGGCCGGGCTGATGGCCAGTGATCCGGAGATTTACAGGTATTGGAGGTACAACGGCTTCGAGAACACCAAGCGGTTGCTGGTCTACACGCGGGTGAAGCACCTCAAGGGACAGGGGGAGGTTTTACCGCCGGTCGTGGTGCCGGACTTCGGCGTGTACCACCCCGCCGCGTCGGACCTGTTTCCCGACGTCCCCGCGTACATCGAGTGGGCCAAGAAGACCGGGCACTTTCAACTCGGCAGCCCCCGCGTGGCCCTGCTCGTCCAGCAGGGCTTTCTGATGACGGGCGACACCACGGTGTACGAAGCCGTGGTGAACGCGCTCGAAAAGCGCGGCGTGAACGTGGCGGTGCTCTTCAGCGGTCAGAGCGCGAGCAAGCAAAAAGAGCTGCTCGCCGCCTGGAAGCCGGAGCTGATCATCGACGACCACCACGCGTCGACGGCGATCCGGCAGGGGCCCGAGGAACTCGACGTCCCGATCGTGAAGAACGTCATGCTGCTGCGGTCCACGGTTGCGGAATGGGAGGCGTCGGTCCAGGGCATGCTCCCCGCCGACGTCGGCTTGCATTTTCTCACCCAGGAGGTTCACGGCATCATCGACCCGGTGGTGACCGGCGCGATGAAGGCGAACGTCGGGGGCTACAAGCTGCACGACCCGATCCCCGACCGCGTCGAGCGGCTCGCCGGTCGCGTGACGGCCTGGATCAACCTCCGCAAGAAGGCGAACGCCGAGAAGAAGATCGCCATCGTCTATTACAACAAGTACCTCGGCAAGTCGGACGTGGGCCGCGGCAGCGCCACCGGGGCGTTCATGGACGGCCCGGAAAGTTTGTTCCGCGTGCTGAAGGCGCTGAAGGAGCGCGGCTACACGTTCACCAAGTTCCCGAAGGACACAGAGGAACTGCTCGCGTGGATGAAGCGCGACGGTCGCAATGTGGGTGCATGGGCCGACGGCGATCTGGCCGAACTAATCCGCGACGGCAAGCCGGTTCTGTGGCCGACCGCCGAGTACGAGAAGTGGTTCGCCACACTCGGCGAGACCAACCGGAACACCGTTACCAAAGCCTACGGCCCGGCCCCCGGCGCCCAGATGACGACGGCCGACCGGAAGGCGATCGTGCTGCCGCGCATCGATCTCGGCAACGTGATCCTGCTGCCGCAGCCGGCCCGCGGCCCGGAGAACGACGAGAAGCTCCTCCACGCCAAGGACGTGCCGCCGCCGCACCAGTACCTCGCGTGTTACTGGTGGCTCCAGCACGATTTCCGGGCCGACGCGGTCATGCACTTCGGCACGCACGGCACGGAGCTGCTCTTGCCCGGGAAGGCGAACGGGCTCTCGGCCGACAGCTTCGGCGACATCTGTCTGGGGAACGTGCCGAACGTCTACCCGTGGATCATCGACAACATCGCCGAGGCGATTCAGGCCAAGCGCCGCGCCTACGCGGTGACGGTCGATCACCTCACGCCGCCGCTGGAAACGACCGGACTGAGCCCCGAACTTCAGAACCTCCACGCCGACATCGACAAGTGCGCCGCCCTCGAAGAGGGGCTGCTGAAGCAGAAGTACCGCAAGACCATCTCGGACGCGGCCCGGAAGGCCGCCCTGACGCGAAACCCGGCCGACCTCTCCGACCAGGAGATCGAACAAATCGCCTTCCAACTGCACCAGGTGGAACTGTCGGTGACGGCGGTGAAACTGCACACGCTCGGCACCGAACCGGACGCGAAGCACCTCGTTCCGTTCTTGACGAGCATGTTGGGCCGCCAGTACCTGAACGACCTCGGCCGGGTCCTGCCGGTGCCGCCGGACGTGGCGAAAGAGCCGGACCACGTTCCGATCTGGGTCCGCCCGCAACTGGAAGCGATGGTCAAGGCGGTCGTGATCGACGGCTTCTCACCGGAGGACGCGCTGAAGGTCGCCGGGGCCAAGATCCCGCCGGGAGACCCGGACCGGATCGTCGAGTCCCTCCGGCGGGTCGTCGAGTACCGGAAGAACCTTGCGCAGACCGGGCGGGAGGTGGAGAACGTCTTACGCGCCCTCGAAGGGAAGTTCGTTTCCCCCGGCCCCGGAGCCGATCCGGTCCGCAACCCCGCCGCGATCCCCACCGGTCGGAACCTGTACGCCCTGAACCCCGAAGAAATCCCGACCAAACAGGCGTGGGAGGTCGGCGTACAACTGGTCGATCAGTTGCTAAAGGACCGGCCGACCCTCCGCAAGGTGGCGCTCGACCTGAACGGCCACGAGACGATCCGCGACTACGGCGTCACCGAAGCGGAGGCCCTCTACCTGATGGGCGTGCGCCCCGTCTGGGACCACAACAACCTTGCCGTGAACGTCGAGATCATCCCGCGTGAGCAACTCAAGCGCCCGCGGATCGATGTCTTCATCGCCCTCGGCGGTAGCATGCGGGACACGTTCACCTCGCGGGTCAAGCTCCTCGATAAGGCGGTCCGCCTCGTCTCCGAACTGAACGAACCGGACAACTACGTGCGGGCCGGGACCGAAGAGAAAGCCGCTGAACTGGTGAAGCGCGGGTTGGCCCCCGAGAAGGTGAAACTCTACGCCCCGGCCCGCATGTTCGGGGCGAAGCCGGGCTCGCACGGCACGCGGATTCTCTATCTGGTTCCGAAGACCGGCGCATGGGACGACCGCAAGGAAATCGCCGACGTCTACAAGCAGAACATGTCCCACGTCTTCACCGGCGATGTGTGGGGCGAGAGCGCCCCCGGGCTGTACGAGGACGCGATGAGGGGAACGGAACTGGTCCTGCGGACGTGGACGTCCAACATGACCGGTCCGCTGACCAACCACCACGTCTACGAGTACGCCGGCGGCCTGAGCCTGGCGATCGAGACGACCACCGGGCGCCAGCCGAAGCTCCTGTTCAGCGACGTGCGGGGCGCCCCGAAGGTCCGCGACTTCGACGAGGTGCTGGCCACCGAGGCCCACGTCACCATGCTGAACCCGAAGTGGCTGAAGGGCATGATGGAGAACAGCTACTCCGGGGCCGGGATGATGGCCGAGGTGGTGCGGAACACCTCCGGCTGGGAGGCCACCCGCAAGGGGGCCGTGTCGCAGGACCTGTGGAACGAGATTCACGCCGTTTACGCAAAGGACAAGCACGGGCTGCAACTGCGCGAGTGGATGGACAAGGTGAACCCGCACGCCCGGCAGGAGATCCTCGCGACGCTGATTGAAGCGAACCGCAAGGGCGACTGGAAGGCGGACGCGGCGACCGTGCGTGACCTCGCCAAAGAGTACGCGGCGAGCGTGGCGAAGCACGGCGACAGCGCGGGGCTGGCGACCGGCGGGAACGTGAAGCTCCAGACCGAGGTGGTCGCCCGGCTCAACGCGCCGGGTGACGAGGGACTGGCTGCGGCGTACAAGACCGCCATTGCGAAGTCGACCAGTGCCGCGGCTCAAGTCGCGGCGGCACCGGGAGCGGAGGCGGGTGCCGCGCCCGAGGTCGTTTCGGGCAGTGAGCTGATCCCCGAGGTCGCACGAGTGGGAGCGGAAGCAGGGCCGGTGGCATGGCTGGGTGTCGGGGTCGGTTCGGCGGCCGTGGCGCTCGTGTTGTTCGGTGCGGTCCGGCGCAGGAGGCCGGCGTGA
- a CDS encoding DUF1559 domain-containing protein, translating to MSRSGPNRSAFTLIELLVVIAIIAILIGLLLPAVQKVREAAARMKCQNNLKQIVLACHNYESAQGGLPILYPSSNQLGWMTPVLPYIEQQNLGNIYNLNYPWFDTVNATAIQQRIPIFECPSSPVAHSYTGFDSGFASQGGGGTANTTFITAVTDYFAISAAGGDYATYYSSSNDTSGPFGSQSATPPASRQLIQITDGTSNTFMVGEEAGRPYLYVTGGKQVHNANFPSYVGSYGYNPGSDIALDYGWGSWAHNNNFNVGTWGADGLSKNGPCAINCSNYRGVYSFHTGGANFGFADGSVHFISSSLAPAAYYALITARGGEVIPSY from the coding sequence ATGTCCCGCTCCGGTCCGAATCGTTCCGCATTTACTCTGATCGAATTGTTGGTAGTAATAGCGATCATCGCGATCCTCATCGGCCTGTTGCTCCCGGCCGTGCAGAAGGTCCGGGAAGCCGCCGCACGGATGAAGTGCCAGAACAACCTGAAACAGATCGTTCTCGCCTGCCACAACTATGAGAGCGCCCAGGGCGGGCTGCCGATCCTCTACCCCTCCTCGAATCAGCTCGGCTGGATGACCCCGGTTCTCCCGTATATCGAGCAGCAGAACCTCGGCAACATCTACAACCTCAACTATCCGTGGTTCGATACCGTCAACGCGACCGCCATCCAGCAGCGCATTCCCATCTTCGAGTGCCCGTCCAGTCCGGTGGCGCACAGCTACACCGGCTTCGATTCCGGCTTCGCTTCCCAGGGAGGGGGGGGCACCGCCAACACGACCTTCATCACCGCGGTCACCGATTATTTCGCTATATCGGCGGCCGGCGGCGACTACGCCACCTATTACTCCAGCTCCAACGACACGAGCGGCCCCTTCGGATCGCAAAGCGCTACGCCCCCGGCCTCGCGCCAGTTGATCCAGATCACCGACGGCACCTCGAACACCTTCATGGTCGGCGAAGAGGCCGGCCGGCCGTACCTCTACGTGACCGGCGGAAAGCAGGTCCACAATGCCAATTTCCCCTCGTATGTCGGCAGTTACGGGTACAACCCCGGCAGCGACATCGCGCTGGACTACGGTTGGGGGTCGTGGGCGCACAACAACAACTTCAACGTCGGCACCTGGGGCGCCGATGGCCTGTCCAAGAACGGCCCGTGTGCCATCAACTGTAGTAACTACCGCGGCGTCTACAGCTTCCACACCGGTGGCGCCAACTTCGGCTTCGCTGACGGGTCGGTTCACTTCATCAGTAGTTCCCTCGCACCCGCCGCTTACTACGCTCTCATTACCGCGCGCGGCGGCGAAGTGATCCCCTCTTACTGA
- a CDS encoding transposase — protein MIQSPIFDQFVNHSPLSVMSRATIERVFSTSSLDALFDRVADAGYTRELLFSTVVDLMSRVVFRKAPHVQSAYQQRAEQIPVTLKSVYEKLQNIEPVVSAELVRHVTGRCYDVIAEMGGTRTPLLAGRRVRILDGNHLAATQKRLQVTRGHTAGPLPGQALAILDPQAMVIADLIPCEDAHTQERALLGQVLAKVDIGEVWVGDRNFCTLEFLCELEQKEAFFVIRRHGNTTIEAEPGVDWGAEVETETGWVRERRVWLCVGGLRVLEVRCVRVRLRRPTEDGDVAIEVLTNLPVEEADAAAIANLYRNRWTIEGAFHELTMSLRCEVETLGYPKAALFGFAVAVSAYNVLSVLKAALRVAHGEETVANEVSSYYLVLELSAVYAGMMIARPAPLWSGFGSMPVAEFAGHLGRWATQVNMERIRKSPRKPTKNPTPRIQDPGPHVATARLLNDAKKNKKSAKK, from the coding sequence GTGATTCAGAGTCCGATATTCGATCAGTTTGTGAACCACAGCCCGCTCAGCGTGATGTCGCGTGCGACGATCGAGCGGGTGTTCTCGACGTCGTCCCTCGACGCGTTGTTTGACCGCGTCGCCGATGCGGGTTACACCCGCGAGCTCTTATTCTCGACCGTCGTGGATCTGATGAGCCGGGTTGTGTTCCGGAAGGCTCCGCATGTCCAATCGGCCTACCAGCAGCGGGCCGAGCAGATCCCGGTCACGCTCAAGAGCGTCTATGAGAAGCTCCAGAACATCGAACCGGTCGTCTCCGCCGAGTTGGTGCGCCACGTCACCGGACGGTGTTACGACGTGATTGCCGAGATGGGCGGGACCCGCACGCCTCTGCTGGCCGGTCGGCGGGTCCGCATCCTCGACGGCAACCACTTGGCGGCCACACAGAAAAGGCTCCAGGTTACCCGCGGGCACACGGCCGGGCCACTCCCGGGGCAGGCTCTGGCCATCCTCGATCCGCAGGCGATGGTCATCGCCGACCTGATCCCCTGTGAGGACGCCCACACCCAAGAACGCGCCCTGCTCGGCCAAGTTCTCGCCAAGGTGGATATTGGCGAAGTGTGGGTCGGCGACCGGAACTTCTGCACGCTCGAGTTCCTCTGCGAACTCGAGCAGAAGGAGGCGTTCTTCGTCATCCGCCGGCACGGGAACACGACCATCGAGGCGGAGCCGGGGGTTGATTGGGGGGCGGAGGTCGAGACCGAAACGGGGTGGGTCCGCGAGCGTCGGGTGTGGTTGTGTGTGGGTGGGCTGCGGGTGTTGGAGGTGCGTTGCGTCCGCGTGCGGTTGAGGCGGCCGACCGAGGACGGGGATGTCGCGATCGAGGTGCTCACGAACCTACCGGTCGAGGAGGCCGACGCGGCGGCGATTGCGAACCTCTACAGGAACCGGTGGACGATCGAAGGCGCGTTCCACGAATTGACGATGTCACTGCGTTGTGAGGTGGAGACGCTGGGGTATCCGAAGGCGGCGCTGTTCGGATTTGCGGTGGCGGTTTCGGCGTACAACGTGCTGTCGGTGCTGAAGGCGGCGTTGCGTGTGGCGCACGGCGAGGAGACGGTCGCAAACGAGGTGTCGAGTTACTACCTGGTGCTGGAGTTGTCGGCGGTCTACGCGGGCATGATGATCGCGCGGCCCGCCCCGCTGTGGTCGGGCTTCGGATCGATGCCCGTCGCGGAGTTCGCCGGCCACTTGGGTCGCTGGGCCACCCAGGTCAACATGGAGCGGATCAGGAAGTCGCCTCGCAAGCCGACCAAGAATCCGACCCCACGCATTCAAGATCCGGGACCACACGTTGCAACGGCTCGCCTACTGAACGACGCCAAGAAGAATAAAAAATCTGCGAAGAAATAG